A region from the Leptospirillum ferriphilum ML-04 genome encodes:
- the prcA gene encoding proteasome subunit alpha yields the protein MTMPFYVSPEQFLQDKAEYAKKGISRGRSIAVLEVVEGILLVADNSSHALHKISEIYDRVAFAGVGKYSEFENLRKAGIRYADLKGFMYSREDVTGRSLANAYSELLGNAFSQEMKPMEVEILLADLGTEDRPNEIYRISFDGSIFDESLVSVVGGRSDQLKTFLKERVRPGVTLREGLSLVRSGFLEQNENGHPVMNIEAAILERSASGRCFRRFSPEEVSRLLSTDP from the coding sequence ATGACGATGCCGTTTTATGTGTCTCCCGAGCAGTTCCTGCAGGACAAGGCGGAGTATGCCAAGAAAGGTATCAGCCGGGGCCGTTCGATTGCCGTTCTGGAGGTTGTCGAAGGAATCCTTCTGGTGGCGGACAACTCGAGCCATGCCCTTCACAAGATCTCGGAAATCTACGACCGGGTCGCCTTCGCGGGGGTGGGAAAATACAGCGAATTCGAAAATCTCCGGAAGGCGGGCATCCGGTATGCGGATCTCAAGGGGTTCATGTACAGCCGGGAGGACGTGACCGGCCGTTCTCTGGCCAACGCCTACTCCGAGCTTCTGGGAAACGCGTTCAGCCAGGAAATGAAACCGATGGAAGTGGAGATCCTGCTGGCCGATCTGGGGACGGAGGATCGGCCGAACGAAATCTACCGGATCTCCTTCGACGGATCCATTTTCGACGAGTCTCTTGTCAGTGTGGTGGGCGGGCGTTCGGACCAGCTCAAGACCTTTCTGAAAGAGCGTGTCCGCCCCGGGGTCACCCTGCGGGAAGGGCTCTCGCTGGTCCGGTCGGGGTTCCTGGAGCAGAACGAAAACGGTCACCCGGTGATGAACATCGAGGCGGCCATTCTGGAACGATCCGCGTCGGGACGTTGTTTCCGGCGTTTTTCTCCGGAAGAGGTGTCCCGGCTTTTGTCAACAGACCCGTAA
- a CDS encoding proteasome accessory factor PafA2 family protein yields the protein MTQGPNDRIAGIVGTEVEYGLSWANRTPEDPERLSAELIGHVPEACHAPVLWDYENEDPRHDARGFLVEGDRENPDEDDNRSLNKPLYNGGRLYVDGAHPEYSGPECASVRDVVRYEKAGDRMVGACQAALSGLHAGGPPLLVLKNNADGKGNSWGYHENYLLPRSLPFDTLARKISSHLVTRVLFCGSGKLGSDLDPSKSGTYFLSQRAEFFEIPMGLSTMVHRSVVNTRDEPHSDRTLYRRFHVITGDSNLSEISTYLKVGTTSLVLRALEAGAFDPPVFSDWVDAFRRVGADRTLKARLTLDNGKTMTALECQEVLVSQVRRFLEQEGMDAESADLLGRWEKILEALRQGSPLVERTVDWAIKWSVLSRYSEKKGWAMTDSRLKMLDFQYHDLRPEKSIFQMLENTGQVDRLVDPMEVEEALGRPPSETRAYFRGEMLRRFLSRVHAVSWSSVVVDPGEGPLKRLALGDPWKGTQKRVGALMGKAGSVEDLLKALNPLPSGE from the coding sequence GTGACACAAGGCCCAAACGACAGGATTGCCGGTATCGTCGGCACCGAGGTCGAGTACGGCTTGTCCTGGGCGAACCGGACGCCGGAGGACCCGGAAAGGCTCTCGGCGGAACTGATCGGACATGTTCCGGAGGCCTGCCACGCGCCGGTCCTCTGGGATTATGAAAATGAGGATCCCCGCCACGACGCCCGGGGTTTTCTGGTCGAAGGCGACCGGGAAAACCCGGATGAGGACGACAACCGTTCCCTGAACAAGCCTCTCTACAATGGCGGTCGTCTCTATGTCGACGGAGCTCATCCGGAGTACTCCGGGCCTGAATGCGCTTCCGTCCGGGACGTCGTCCGTTACGAAAAGGCCGGGGACCGCATGGTCGGGGCCTGTCAGGCGGCCCTGTCCGGACTTCATGCCGGGGGACCGCCCCTTCTGGTTCTGAAGAACAATGCGGACGGAAAGGGAAATTCCTGGGGATACCACGAAAACTATCTTCTCCCCCGCTCCCTCCCTTTCGATACGCTGGCCAGGAAAATCTCCTCGCATCTGGTCACCCGCGTTCTTTTTTGCGGTTCGGGCAAGCTGGGTTCGGACCTGGACCCTTCGAAATCCGGAACGTATTTTCTTTCCCAGAGAGCGGAATTTTTCGAGATTCCCATGGGGCTCTCGACCATGGTCCACCGTTCGGTGGTGAATACCCGGGACGAACCGCATTCCGACCGGACCCTTTACCGTCGTTTCCACGTGATCACCGGGGATTCGAATCTCTCCGAGATTTCGACGTACCTGAAAGTCGGCACCACATCGCTGGTCCTGCGGGCTCTTGAAGCCGGGGCGTTCGATCCGCCGGTCTTCTCCGACTGGGTCGACGCCTTCCGTCGGGTGGGGGCGGACAGGACCCTCAAGGCAAGGCTGACGCTCGACAATGGCAAGACCATGACCGCCCTGGAGTGTCAGGAGGTTCTTGTTTCCCAGGTGCGCCGCTTTCTCGAACAGGAAGGCATGGATGCCGAGTCGGCCGACCTTCTGGGACGGTGGGAAAAGATTCTGGAGGCGCTCCGGCAGGGTTCCCCGCTTGTGGAGAGAACGGTGGACTGGGCCATCAAGTGGTCCGTCCTGTCCCGCTATTCCGAAAAAAAAGGATGGGCGATGACGGATTCCCGACTCAAGATGCTGGATTTCCAGTACCATGATCTTCGTCCGGAAAAAAGCATTTTCCAGATGCTCGAAAACACCGGCCAGGTGGATCGTTTGGTCGATCCGATGGAAGTGGAGGAGGCGCTCGGCCGTCCCCCTTCGGAAACCCGGGCGTACTTCCGGGGAGAAATGCTGCGCCGGTTTTTGTCCCGCGTCCACGCGGTCAGCTGGAGTTCGGTCGTGGTGGACCCGGGGGAAGGCCCCCTGAAAAGGCTGGCTCTGGGAGATCCCTGGAAGGGAACCCAGAAAAGGGTGGGGGCCCTGATGGGCAAGGCCGGTTCGGTGGAGGATCTTTTGAAAGCCCTGAATCCTCTTCCATCCGGAGAGTGA
- a CDS encoding ubiquitin-like protein Pup has protein sequence MATKDSETKKQSGSTSSREDQDPEAQASARVRQKADEVREEADALVDQIDEILEENAETFVKSFIQKGGE, from the coding sequence ATGGCAACGAAAGACAGCGAGACCAAAAAACAGTCGGGTTCAACATCCAGTCGCGAAGATCAGGACCCGGAAGCCCAGGCTTCCGCACGGGTGCGTCAGAAAGCCGATGAGGTGCGGGAAGAGGCGGACGCACTGGTGGACCAGATCGACGAGATCCTGGAAGAGAACGCGGAAACGTTCGTCAAGTCGTTTATCCAGAAAGGTGGCGAATAG
- a CDS encoding FlgO family outer membrane protein — translation MEKRKLKNGRRPAVWTALAAGALSVLAGCQTTPAVPYVPPKETGVTFPTEPSETLGSLVDRMGKQLEDILDRTSGGEIGLYVAIVKYTDSGGVAHSFGRVLALKLGEKLAKTGRYHVIDPGRIHQALRQEALNQGIVDTRSVVRAARKAGADRVVLGSYTDLGPQIELNTRVIRISDGFVLGQFSEAVDRGSAIMNLIHVGP, via the coding sequence ATGGAAAAGAGAAAACTGAAAAATGGACGGCGTCCCGCCGTATGGACCGCTCTGGCGGCGGGGGCGCTTTCTGTACTGGCGGGATGCCAGACGACACCGGCTGTGCCCTACGTCCCGCCGAAGGAGACCGGTGTCACCTTCCCGACGGAACCCTCCGAAACGCTGGGAAGTCTGGTCGACCGGATGGGAAAGCAGCTCGAGGACATCCTGGATCGCACCTCCGGAGGAGAGATCGGCCTGTATGTGGCCATCGTCAAATACACGGATTCCGGAGGAGTGGCGCATTCCTTCGGACGCGTCCTTGCCCTGAAGCTGGGAGAAAAGCTGGCGAAAACGGGGCGCTATCATGTGATCGATCCGGGACGGATTCATCAGGCCCTTCGCCAGGAGGCGCTCAACCAGGGGATCGTCGATACCCGGTCGGTGGTGCGGGCTGCACGGAAAGCGGGAGCCGACCGGGTCGTTCTGGGGAGCTATACCGACCTTGGGCCCCAGATCGAGCTGAATACCCGCGTCATCCGGATATCGGACGGTTTTGTGCTGGGCCAGTTCTCAGAGGCGGTCGACCGGGGGTCGGCGATCATGAACCTGATTCACGTGGGACCCTGA
- the prcB gene encoding proteasome subunit beta, which produces MIPFREGSPLWGGSSFVELLHRVRPESPPLASFVLSGGGEKASPVFSGGSSPLPVWHGTTVLALTTRTGVVMAADRQASEGYQVADRAIQKIFPVDRTSAVAIAGAAGPAIEMARLFRVEIEHYEKLEGVALSLLGKANKLGQMVRDHLPLALQGLLVVPLYAGYDTRSGTGRIFKYDAAGGRYEEDTFHSNGSGGLFARNVLKMLYRPGMEEAEAVSTALRALYEAADDDLATGGADFVRGIYPLVHVIDRQGVREVPPSDVARVLEEISTNLKRRVTP; this is translated from the coding sequence TTGATTCCATTCAGGGAAGGGTCCCCGCTGTGGGGGGGATCATCGTTTGTCGAACTGTTGCACCGGGTTCGCCCGGAAAGCCCTCCCCTTGCTTCTTTCGTCCTGTCCGGGGGCGGGGAAAAGGCTTCGCCCGTTTTTTCCGGAGGTTCGTCCCCCCTTCCCGTGTGGCACGGGACGACGGTTCTGGCGTTGACGACACGGACCGGGGTCGTCATGGCGGCGGACCGCCAGGCGTCCGAGGGGTATCAGGTTGCGGACCGGGCCATCCAGAAGATTTTTCCCGTGGACCGCACGTCGGCCGTGGCGATCGCGGGAGCGGCGGGTCCGGCCATCGAGATGGCCCGCCTCTTTCGGGTGGAGATCGAACATTATGAAAAGCTCGAAGGGGTTGCCCTGTCCCTCCTCGGAAAAGCGAACAAGCTCGGGCAGATGGTCCGGGACCATCTGCCCCTGGCCCTGCAGGGTCTCCTGGTGGTTCCCCTGTATGCGGGATACGACACCCGGTCGGGTACAGGGCGTATTTTCAAATATGACGCCGCGGGGGGACGTTACGAGGAAGACACCTTCCATTCCAACGGTTCGGGAGGGCTGTTCGCCCGGAACGTCCTCAAAATGCTCTATCGTCCCGGGATGGAAGAGGCCGAAGCGGTGTCGACGGCCCTCCGTGCGCTCTACGAGGCGGCGGACGACGATCTCGCGACGGGAGGAGCCGACTTTGTCCGGGGGATCTATCCCCTCGTCCATGTCATCGACCGTCAGGGAGTCCGGGAGGTGCCGCCATCGGACGTGGCCCGGGTGCTGGAAGAGATCAGCACAAACCTGAAAAGGCGGGTGACGCCATGA
- a CDS encoding zinc-dependent alcohol dehydrogenase family protein, which yields MKKMVVARVGPLGFDSLSVENTPEPVPGSGEVLVRVEACGVCRTDLHVIEGDLPESAPGIVPGHEVVGRVAKTGPGVSDLSPGQRVGVAWLYRSCGECRYCRKGAENLCVSPLFTGYHRPGGYAEALVANAAFVYPLPENMPAEQLAPLLCAGIIGYRALSRLGLSRGSHLGLYGFGASAHLVLQMARDQGMRVSVGSRGDRHQAFARSMGADWVGGPAETPEEPLDGAILFAPAGPLVLPILRRLDRGGRLLIAGIHLSDIPAIEYEPFLFYEKSLGSVTANTRDDGRKLLEWASKGTIVPRTTVYPLEEAVRALRDLKEDRIEGAAVLKVGG from the coding sequence ATGAAAAAAATGGTCGTGGCCAGAGTCGGTCCCCTCGGATTCGACTCGTTAAGCGTGGAAAACACTCCCGAACCTGTTCCGGGCTCCGGAGAGGTTCTCGTGCGTGTGGAGGCCTGCGGAGTTTGCCGGACCGATCTTCATGTCATTGAGGGGGATTTGCCGGAAAGCGCGCCAGGCATTGTTCCCGGCCATGAGGTTGTCGGGCGCGTCGCAAAGACAGGTCCCGGGGTGTCGGACCTGTCCCCCGGACAGAGAGTCGGGGTGGCCTGGCTGTACCGTTCCTGCGGGGAATGCCGGTATTGTCGGAAAGGGGCCGAAAATCTGTGCGTCTCTCCCCTTTTTACGGGCTATCACCGGCCGGGTGGGTATGCCGAAGCCCTGGTGGCCAATGCCGCCTTTGTCTATCCGCTGCCGGAGAACATGCCGGCCGAACAGCTGGCCCCTCTTTTGTGCGCCGGGATCATCGGTTACCGGGCTCTTTCCCGGCTTGGACTTTCCCGGGGATCCCATCTCGGCCTCTACGGCTTCGGTGCGTCGGCGCATCTTGTTCTTCAGATGGCTCGGGATCAGGGGATGCGTGTCTCTGTCGGAAGCCGCGGCGACCGCCATCAGGCGTTTGCCCGATCCATGGGAGCCGATTGGGTCGGAGGGCCGGCCGAAACCCCGGAAGAACCACTGGACGGCGCCATTCTCTTCGCCCCGGCCGGCCCTCTCGTGCTGCCGATCTTGCGACGTCTCGACAGAGGCGGACGCCTTCTCATCGCGGGAATCCATCTGTCGGACATTCCGGCAATCGAATACGAACCTTTTCTGTTTTATGAAAAGTCTCTGGGGTCGGTCACCGCGAACACCCGGGACGACGGGCGAAAGCTTCTGGAGTGGGCATCGAAGGGGACCATCGTTCCCCGGACGACCGTCTATCCGCTGGAAGAGGCCGTGCGCGCTCTTCGGGATCTGAAGGAGGACCGTATTGAAGGAGCCGCGGTCCTGAAGGTGGGCGGATAA
- a CDS encoding prohibitin family protein, with protein MLTGNRSVPSEQIRTKEEGVFGRWSGGVLLLLLLLWLPGCIVSINPGQAGVFWDISHGTDTSQVYREGVQIIAPWNRMYIYDLRTQEARIRLHVLSINGLPIGMDSSVIYRVNPGTLPTLQETVGPDYYHVLIAPYVRSEARKIVGRYTPSQIYSNQRELIEKEILKNLREKLRPYPIDVSGFLIRNVRLPEVIRVAIERKLTEEQNYQRMEYVLDVARKEAQKRRIEAQGIQAFQKIVQSNLTREYLIWKGIRATERIAKSPNTKVIIIGGGKNGLPVILNAGSK; from the coding sequence ATGCTGACCGGAAACAGAAGTGTTCCTTCGGAGCAAATCCGGACGAAAGAAGAGGGGGTCTTTGGACGATGGAGCGGAGGGGTTCTTCTTCTTTTGTTGCTGTTGTGGCTGCCGGGGTGCATCGTGTCGATCAATCCGGGGCAGGCGGGGGTTTTCTGGGATATTTCCCACGGAACCGACACCTCCCAGGTATACCGGGAGGGCGTCCAGATCATCGCCCCCTGGAACCGGATGTACATTTATGATCTGAGGACCCAGGAGGCCCGCATCCGTCTCCATGTCCTGTCGATCAACGGGCTTCCCATCGGGATGGACTCCTCCGTGATCTATCGGGTCAATCCGGGAACCCTTCCCACGTTGCAGGAAACCGTGGGTCCCGATTATTATCATGTGCTGATTGCTCCATACGTCCGGAGCGAAGCCCGGAAGATCGTCGGCCGGTACACGCCGTCCCAGATCTATTCGAACCAGAGGGAGCTGATCGAAAAGGAAATCCTGAAGAACCTTCGGGAAAAACTCCGACCGTATCCGATCGACGTTTCGGGATTCCTGATCCGCAATGTCCGCCTGCCGGAAGTCATCCGGGTGGCAATCGAGCGGAAGCTGACGGAAGAGCAGAACTATCAGCGGATGGAGTATGTTCTGGACGTGGCCCGCAAGGAAGCCCAGAAGAGACGCATCGAAGCCCAGGGTATCCAGGCCTTTCAGAAGATCGTCCAGAGCAATCTGACCCGCGAATACCTGATCTGGAAAGGCATCCGTGCGACGGAACGGATCGCGAAGAGTCCGAATACGAAGGTCATTATCATTGGTGGCGGCAAGAACGGGCTGCCGGTCATCCTGAACGCGGGATCGAAATAG
- the bcp gene encoding thioredoxin-dependent thiol peroxidase, protein MSEGLKAGDKAPEFELEVDGYVRSPVKLSDFRGKKVVLYFYPKDDTPGCTREACDFRDRLGELTGKGVVVLGVSKDSLESHAKFRKKYDLTFPLLADTAGKVSESYGVIKEKNLYGRKSVGIERTTFLIDGEGVIRKIYPKVKVDGHVGKIEEDLARI, encoded by the coding sequence GTGAGTGAAGGGTTGAAGGCCGGAGACAAGGCCCCCGAGTTTGAGCTGGAAGTGGACGGGTATGTCCGTTCTCCGGTAAAACTGTCGGATTTTCGGGGGAAGAAGGTCGTCCTCTACTTTTATCCGAAGGACGACACGCCGGGATGCACGCGGGAGGCCTGCGATTTTCGGGACCGGCTGGGGGAGCTGACCGGAAAAGGGGTGGTGGTTCTGGGCGTGTCGAAGGACAGCCTCGAAAGCCATGCGAAGTTCCGGAAGAAGTACGACCTGACGTTCCCCCTGCTGGCCGACACCGCCGGGAAGGTCTCGGAGTCCTACGGGGTCATCAAGGAAAAGAATCTGTACGGAAGAAAATCGGTGGGAATCGAGCGGACGACCTTCCTGATCGACGGGGAAGGCGTGATTCGCAAGATCTATCCGAAAGTCAAAGTGGACGGCCATGTCGGAAAGATCGAGGAGGATCTTGCCCGGATCTGA
- a CDS encoding proteasome accessory factor PafA2 family protein, which yields MVRRIFGLESEYGFVFQNKSQKAYPPERALEFLFQGILMNSWSRDAFLPNGARIYQDTGSHPEYSTPECDRVRDVVVHDKAGERILSRAVDFAFDHLHEEGVDGSLFVLKNNTDSAGNSYGCHENYLIDRNVTFWRLSRTLIPFFVTRQIFAGAGGLVPDGEGKVMFALSPRALHIREKISCSTTSSRPIINTRDEPHADPQKYRRLHIIVGDSNMSELSNYLKVGATALVLQVIEEGGLHDRMSLEDPIRSIREISLDPTLTRKVRLEGGREMTALEIQWEYLDSVRSFLSREGPIPAASREILDLWERVLSELGRDPEHLSREMDWCIKFRTMVQYREAKGLDWSHPVLSMLDYQYHDVHVDRGLYNRLVRSGRVDRLVEEEEVLCAMEVPPQTTRAKLRGAHIRQAMKEHRSFTVDWTYMRLNDPPQETVHWSDPFRNWENGSTE from the coding sequence ATGGTGCGGCGGATTTTCGGTCTTGAAAGCGAATATGGTTTCGTTTTCCAAAACAAGAGCCAGAAAGCCTATCCGCCCGAACGCGCCCTCGAGTTTCTCTTTCAGGGCATCCTCATGAACTCCTGGTCGCGGGACGCCTTTCTTCCGAACGGTGCCCGGATCTACCAGGACACCGGCAGCCATCCCGAATACTCAACGCCCGAATGCGACCGGGTCCGGGATGTGGTTGTGCATGACAAGGCCGGGGAGAGAATCCTGTCCCGGGCGGTGGATTTCGCCTTCGATCACCTGCACGAGGAAGGGGTCGACGGATCTCTCTTCGTTCTGAAGAACAATACGGATTCGGCCGGAAATTCCTACGGGTGCCACGAAAACTATCTCATCGACCGGAATGTGACCTTCTGGCGTCTCTCCCGGACCCTCATCCCGTTTTTCGTTACCCGGCAGATTTTTGCCGGCGCCGGCGGGCTGGTTCCGGACGGAGAGGGAAAGGTGATGTTTGCCCTTTCCCCCCGGGCCCTCCACATCCGGGAAAAGATCTCCTGCTCCACGACAAGCTCCCGTCCCATCATCAATACCCGGGACGAGCCCCACGCCGATCCGCAGAAGTACCGGAGACTCCACATTATCGTGGGGGACTCGAACATGAGCGAACTCAGCAATTACCTGAAGGTCGGCGCAACGGCCCTGGTGCTTCAGGTGATCGAGGAGGGGGGGCTCCATGACCGCATGTCTCTGGAGGATCCCATCCGGTCAATCCGGGAAATTTCGCTCGATCCCACCCTGACCCGGAAAGTGCGTCTCGAAGGGGGAAGGGAGATGACCGCTCTCGAGATCCAGTGGGAATATCTCGACTCTGTCCGCTCCTTTTTATCCCGGGAAGGACCGATACCGGCCGCGTCCCGGGAGATTCTGGATCTCTGGGAACGGGTTCTGTCCGAGCTCGGGAGGGACCCGGAACATTTGTCCCGGGAGATGGACTGGTGCATCAAGTTCCGGACAATGGTCCAGTACCGGGAAGCCAAGGGTCTGGACTGGTCCCATCCGGTCCTGTCGATGCTCGACTATCAATATCATGATGTACATGTGGACCGGGGACTGTATAATAGACTGGTTCGTTCGGGTCGTGTGGACCGGCTGGTGGAAGAGGAGGAGGTCCTTTGCGCCATGGAAGTTCCTCCGCAGACGACCCGGGCCAAATTGCGGGGAGCGCATATCCGTCAGGCGATGAAGGAACACCGGTCCTTTACCGTCGACTGGACCTACATGAGACTGAACGATCCGCCACAGGAAACCGTGCACTGGTCGGATCCCTTTCGAAACTGGGAGAATGGAAGTACCGAATGA
- the arc gene encoding proteasome ATPase, translating into MSRKPEDEGRNAEPFVTPRDARTDGSSDPDVERLHQRIRLLERHVEEQSEYQSLLETASAMNKKLEDTLRKARDEIRVLKDEIAKLTSPPNTFATLDTLYPDRREADIYVSGRKMRVQTSTDLDLSTLSHGEPVLLNEAFNIIGPAPSEKQGEIVYVKEILDSGRIIVSGESGVDRAAILSRSLPASLLTVGDHVMMDQRSGIILEKLPKSEVGQVVLEEIPDVSFEDIGGLDEELEIVRDAVELPFLYPELFKEYHLPPPKGVLLYGPPGCGKTLIAKAVANSVGRRMEQVHGQDARSYFLHVKGPELLNKYVGESERQIREVFARAREKAREGVPVIVFFDEMDSLFRTRGSGVSSDMESTIVPQFLAEIDGVERLRNVIVIGASNRQDLIDPAILRPGRLDVRVRIDRPNEAKAKMIFAKYFRAAIPLSREVLSQFGQDRQKAVESLIDQAVTRMYAQTEENRFLEVTYANGEKEVLYFKDFASGAMIEGIMARAKKEAIKREIRDPGSRGLQLEDILQGIRREYQENEDLPNTTNPDDWARIAGRKSERISHVKTLAGRSPKARPIETVPAGHYL; encoded by the coding sequence ATGTCACGGAAACCTGAAGACGAAGGAAGAAACGCGGAGCCATTCGTGACTCCCAGAGATGCCCGGACGGACGGTTCTTCCGATCCGGATGTCGAACGCCTGCACCAGCGCATCCGTCTCCTTGAGCGCCATGTCGAGGAGCAGTCCGAGTACCAGAGCCTTCTCGAGACGGCTTCCGCCATGAACAAAAAGCTCGAGGATACACTCCGGAAAGCCCGTGACGAGATCCGGGTTCTGAAGGACGAAATCGCCAAGCTCACCTCTCCTCCAAATACGTTCGCCACCCTGGACACGCTTTACCCGGACCGCCGGGAAGCGGATATCTATGTGTCCGGACGGAAGATGCGTGTCCAGACGTCGACCGATCTCGATCTGTCGACGTTGTCTCACGGAGAGCCGGTTCTCCTGAACGAGGCGTTCAATATTATCGGCCCCGCTCCGTCTGAAAAGCAGGGGGAAATTGTCTACGTCAAGGAAATTCTCGATTCCGGCCGCATCATCGTCAGCGGAGAATCGGGTGTGGACAGGGCGGCGATTCTTTCCCGCTCCCTTCCCGCCTCCCTTCTGACCGTCGGCGACCACGTCATGATGGATCAGAGAAGCGGCATCATCCTGGAAAAACTTCCCAAGAGCGAAGTCGGCCAGGTCGTTCTCGAGGAGATTCCGGATGTCAGCTTCGAGGACATCGGCGGGCTCGACGAAGAGCTGGAGATCGTCCGGGACGCGGTCGAGCTTCCTTTTCTGTATCCGGAACTTTTCAAGGAGTATCATCTTCCGCCGCCCAAGGGCGTCCTTCTCTACGGACCCCCGGGGTGCGGAAAGACACTGATCGCCAAGGCGGTGGCGAACTCCGTCGGCCGCCGGATGGAACAAGTCCACGGACAGGACGCCCGGTCCTATTTTCTGCACGTCAAGGGTCCGGAACTTCTGAACAAGTATGTCGGCGAGTCGGAGCGCCAGATTCGCGAAGTGTTCGCCCGGGCCAGGGAAAAAGCCCGGGAGGGCGTTCCGGTCATCGTCTTCTTCGATGAGATGGATTCCCTGTTCCGCACGCGGGGATCCGGGGTCTCGTCGGATATGGAAAGCACGATCGTTCCACAATTTCTGGCCGAGATCGACGGGGTGGAGAGGCTTCGGAACGTCATCGTCATCGGGGCTTCAAACCGGCAGGACTTGATTGATCCGGCCATCCTCCGGCCGGGTCGTCTCGACGTCCGCGTCCGGATTGACCGCCCGAACGAAGCCAAGGCCAAGATGATCTTTGCCAAGTATTTCCGGGCGGCGATTCCTCTGTCCAGGGAGGTTCTGTCCCAGTTCGGGCAGGATCGCCAGAAGGCGGTGGAATCTCTGATCGACCAGGCCGTGACCCGGATGTATGCGCAAACGGAAGAGAATCGTTTTCTGGAGGTGACATACGCCAATGGCGAAAAAGAAGTCCTGTATTTCAAGGATTTCGCAAGCGGTGCCATGATCGAGGGGATTATGGCCCGGGCCAAAAAGGAAGCGATCAAGAGGGAAATCCGGGACCCGGGATCCCGGGGGCTGCAGCTCGAAGACATTTTGCAGGGCATCCGGAGAGAGTACCAGGAGAACGAAGACCTTCCGAACACGACGAATCCGGACGACTGGGCCCGGATCGCGGGAAGAAAGAGCGAGCGGATTTCCCACGTCAAGACGCTGGCGGGACGCTCGCCCAAGGCCCGGCCCATCGAAACGGTGCCGGCGGGACATTACCTCTAG